The Comamonas testosteroni genome contains the following window.
TGTATTTTTCCAGACGCACATTGATATAGGCTGTCAGCCCCAGGCCCACGGTCTCGGGCTGCACCAGAGCCACATAGCGGTCGATGACACCGTTTTCCTCCAGCCGCTTGACACGGCGCAGCACGGCGCTGGGCGACAGCCCAACCTGTTCCCCGATGACGTCATAAGTTTCTCGGCCATTGGCCTGCAAACGGCGCAAAATCGCCTTATCCAGTTTGTCGATGGTGTGCATGGAACTCATGGCGGCAGATTATAAAAACAGCGCAGTTTTTATTAATGGTTAACCCTTGATAACCATTTAAATTGCACGAAATCAATTTTTTACGCAATTTTCATGCAATGAGCTGTTTGCAGCCAAGGCATTTTTGCATGAAGCTTGTCCGCGCCCTGTCCTACAGTGCATCCATCGTCGACACCTGTTCTTCATGTGTTGCACCCCTACCCGATGGAGACCTCTGCCATGAACGCCCCGCTGACCCAAAGCAACGCCAGCCAGTTCCAGACCTGGGACAACCCCATGGGCACGGACGGCTTCGAGTTCGTCGAATACGCGGCCCCCGACCCCGTGGCCATGGGTCAGTTGTTCGAGCGCATGGGCTTTCAGGCCATCGCCAAGCACCGTCGCAAGAACGTGACCCTGTATCGTCAGGGCGAGATCAACTTCATCATCAATGCAGAGCCAGACAGCTTTGCCCAGCGCTTCGCGCGTCTGCACGGCCCCAGCGTCTGCGCCATCGCCATCCGCGTCAACGACGCCAAGTACGCCTATGAGCGCGCCACTTCGCTGGGCGCCTGGGGCTATGCCCAGCAGGCGGCCCCCGGCGAACTGAGCATTCCCGCCATCAAGGGCATTGGCGACTCCCTGATCTATTTCATCGACAAGTGGCGCGGCAAGAATGGCGCCAAGGACGGTGACCTGGGCAATATCAGCTTCTTCGATGTGGACTTCGAGCCTCTGCCCGGTGCCGACCTG
Protein-coding sequences here:
- a CDS encoding Lrp/AsnC family transcriptional regulator codes for the protein MSSMHTIDKLDKAILRRLQANGRETYDVIGEQVGLSPSAVLRRVKRLEENGVIDRYVALVQPETVGLGLTAYINVRLEKYTETSKRNPMDVFRASVQTWPEVVECVSLTGEMDYLLRVVVADMQHYSRFIMDTLLKHPSVQDCKTSFVMDRVKVTTAVPL